The following coding sequences lie in one Oncorhynchus kisutch isolate 150728-3 linkage group LG17, Okis_V2, whole genome shotgun sequence genomic window:
- the LOC109908240 gene encoding uncharacterized protein LOC109908240, which yields MTLHVSAHIQCKTKVRDAVCLCVIVFLSLSLTMGDPGPCRHSITRDHLLTIRRLIENQLQSGCSITYTFIERRSLSKCCYVKAALPWILELLTSHFRYTQGSDNHSYVLSLTCLIHNIYSQRCVPQINEELEDDPVSFGMSFSSSPSEALGRVQDVLSEYWELVTTSDSPVDWSCEREYRDTEEPPTVLPTAFSLTTVSTFWDSEKAPQTGLDGAQVGDLKFDFMVITPSVCGGMMFIFTLYCLVKHKMFHSTYHHTSQVYQNSSLHKDIQDIEMQVQ from the exons gtgtgtctgtgtgttatagtgttccTGAGTCTCTCCTTGACCATGGGAGACCCTGGTCCGTGCAGACACTCCATCACCAGAGATCACCTGCTGACCATAAGACGCCTG ATAGAGAACCAGTTGCAGAGTGGATGCTCAATAACCTACACATTCATTGAGCGGAGAAGTTTG AGTAAATGTTGTTATGTGAAAGCTGCCCTGCCCTGGATCTTGGAGCTACTGACCAGCCACTTTAGATACACCCAAGGCTCAGACAACCACAGCTACGTTCTGTCTCTGACCTGTCTCATCCACAACATCTACTCTCAGAGATGTGTACCACAGATCAACGAGGAGCTAGAG GATGACCCAGTGAGCTTTGGGATGTCATTCAGCAGCTCCCCATCAGAGGCCCTGGGGAGGGTCCAGGATGTCCTGTCTGAGTACTGGGAGCTGGTGACCACCAGTGACTCCCCGGTAGACTGGAGCTGTGAGAGGGAGTACAGAGACACAGAAGAGCCCCCCACAGTCCTCCCTACAGCTTTCTCTCTGACTACAG TCAGCACTTTTTGGGACTCAGAGAAAGCCCCTCAGACTGGTCTAGATGGAGCCCAAGTTGGAGACCTTAAGTTTGATTTCATGGTCATAACGCCATCAGTCTGTGGAGGAATGATGTTCATATTCACTCTCTATTGCCTCGTAAAACACAAG ATGTTCCACAGTACTTATCATCACACATCACAAGTGTACCAAAACTCAAG TTTGCATAAAGATATTCAGGACATTGAGATGCAGGTGCAATAA